The Chryseobacterium nakagawai genome has a segment encoding these proteins:
- the rimM gene encoding ribosome maturation factor RimM (Essential for efficient processing of 16S rRNA): protein MRKEDCYLLGKITRRHGLAGNVILKLDTDQPELYNKLESIFVEINGLLVPFFIEKSSWSKLDALNLAFKNSSEAIVDQVLGKNVYLPLTTLPKLSGKQFYYHEIIGFEIFDENDNNCGVIRSVNDQTAQVYFITNLDGKEVVIPMIKDWIIEVDREQRTIKMELPEGLIDVFLVPSKKDE from the coding sequence ATGCGTAAAGAAGATTGCTATTTGTTGGGGAAAATAACACGCAGACACGGACTTGCGGGTAACGTTATTCTTAAATTGGATACCGACCAGCCCGAGCTTTACAATAAATTGGAATCAATATTCGTTGAAATCAACGGATTATTGGTTCCATTTTTTATTGAAAAATCATCATGGAGCAAATTAGATGCTCTGAATCTTGCATTCAAAAACTCTTCTGAAGCAATAGTAGATCAGGTTTTAGGTAAGAATGTTTACCTTCCGTTAACGACATTGCCTAAACTTTCAGGAAAGCAATTCTATTACCACGAAATCATCGGTTTTGAAATTTTTGATGAAAATGATAACAACTGTGGAGTCATCAGATCTGTAAATGATCAGACCGCACAGGTATATTTCATTACCAATCTGGATGGAAAAGAAGTGGTTATTCCTATGATCAAAGACTGGATTATTGAAGTCGACAGAGAACAAAGAACAATCAAAATGGAACTTCCTGAAGGTCTTATTGATGTATTCCTGGTTCCATCTAAGAAAGACGAATAA
- a CDS encoding 30S ribosomal protein S16, with the protein MSVKIRLQRHGKKGKPFFHIVVADSRARRDGRFIEKLGTYNPITNPATIELNVDSAVQWLNNGAQPTDTARAILSYKGALYKKHLQGGVAKGAFDQAEAEKRFNAWLDTKESKVQGKVEGLATAKSDAKKAALEAEVKVNEARISAAAQADADAKAAEEAANAPAEEVATEGEAAAETEENTEA; encoded by the coding sequence ATGTCAGTAAAAATCAGATTACAAAGACACGGTAAAAAAGGAAAACCTTTCTTCCACATCGTGGTTGCAGATTCTAGAGCTAGAAGAGATGGTAGATTCATCGAGAAACTAGGAACTTACAACCCAATTACTAACCCAGCAACTATCGAGTTGAACGTTGATTCTGCTGTACAGTGGTTAAACAACGGTGCTCAGCCTACTGATACTGCTAGAGCTATTTTATCTTACAAAGGTGCTCTTTACAAAAAACACTTACAAGGTGGTGTTGCTAAAGGAGCTTTTGATCAAGCTGAAGCTGAAAAAAGATTTAATGCTTGGTTAGATACTAAAGAATCTAAAGTACAAGGTAAAGTTGAAGGTTTAGCAACTGCTAAATCTGATGCTAAAAAAGCTGCTTTAGAAGCTGAAGTAAAAGTAAACGAAGCTAGAATCTCTGCTGCTGCACAAGCGGATGCTGATGCTAAAGCTGCTGAAGAAGCTGCAAATGCACCTGCTGAAGAAGTTGCTACAGAAGGAGAAGCTGCTGCTGAAACTGAAGAAAACACTGAAGCTTAA
- a CDS encoding nitroreductase family protein codes for MNKAEILKEIIEQRRSIFPKDYTEAEISQEVIDEILHSATLAPNHKRTKPWRFKIFKGEEKAKLASEMQAIYKATQPEQLFLEKKYNDIGFKINKANAVVSIIVNFSGMVPEWEEIAATSMAVQNMYLSCTANNIGCYWSSPTLVNHLKESLTIEENQKCLGLFYMGKI; via the coding sequence ATGAATAAAGCAGAAATTTTAAAAGAAATCATAGAGCAAAGAAGAAGTATTTTCCCGAAAGATTATACGGAAGCTGAAATTTCTCAGGAAGTTATTGATGAAATTTTACATTCAGCCACTTTAGCTCCCAATCATAAGCGTACTAAACCTTGGCGTTTTAAAATATTCAAAGGAGAGGAAAAGGCAAAACTGGCTTCAGAAATGCAGGCGATCTATAAAGCAACTCAGCCTGAACAATTGTTCTTAGAGAAAAAATATAATGATATTGGCTTTAAAATCAACAAGGCCAATGCCGTAGTTTCCATTATTGTTAATTTCAGTGGAATGGTTCCTGAATGGGAAGAAATTGCAGCTACTTCAATGGCTGTACAAAATATGTATCTGAGCTGTACGGCTAATAACATTGGCTGTTATTGGAGTTCTCCTACCCTTGTTAATCATTTAAAAGAATCTTTGACGATAGAAGAAAACCAGAAATGTCTGGGACTTTTTTACATGGGAAAAATATAA
- a CDS encoding DUF805 domain-containing protein → MFKSPFSFDGRIRRTEYGLSYLIYLVFYVPFNIYFQLNQEPSEMVMMLFFILLIPSLWFLLAQGAKRCHDRGNSGWFQLIPFYSLWMLFADSDHGPNEYGPNPKGEGNYNAINEIGKKEI, encoded by the coding sequence ATGTTTAAATCACCATTTTCATTTGATGGGAGAATCAGAAGAACAGAATATGGATTATCATATCTTATATACCTGGTATTTTATGTCCCTTTCAATATTTATTTCCAGCTTAATCAGGAACCTTCAGAAATGGTTATGATGCTTTTCTTTATCCTTCTTATTCCATCTCTTTGGTTTCTTCTTGCACAAGGTGCAAAAAGATGTCATGACAGAGGAAACTCCGGATGGTTTCAGCTAATCCCTTTTTATAGTTTATGGATGCTATTTGCAGATAGTGACCACGGACCTAATGAATACGGACCTAATCCTAAGGGAGAAGGAAATTATAATGCGATTAACGAGATTGGTAAAAAAGAAATTTAA
- a CDS encoding SRPBCC family protein, translating into MKTLLKFIGIILLLVIVYAVIAMLAFSKDYHYEKSIVINAPKEKVWQYAGSLKGYNMWDPFSKEIKNIKITYSGEGDKIGDSYHWKGEGSEGEQSIIAISPNEKLTTQLHFIKPFEGNAKSNMIVAPEGNGTKVTWMIDNELNTMMKIMKPMMDSNMDKMFGQGLNDLKKLSEK; encoded by the coding sequence ATGAAAACACTCTTAAAATTTATCGGCATTATCCTTTTGCTGGTTATTGTATATGCTGTTATTGCTATGCTGGCTTTCAGCAAAGATTATCATTATGAAAAATCTATTGTCATTAATGCTCCCAAAGAAAAAGTTTGGCAATATGCAGGTTCTTTAAAAGGATATAATATGTGGGATCCTTTTTCTAAAGAAATAAAAAATATTAAAATTACTTATTCTGGCGAAGGAGATAAAATAGGAGATTCTTACCACTGGAAGGGGGAGGGTAGTGAAGGAGAGCAATCCATCATAGCCATTAGCCCTAATGAAAAATTAACTACCCAGCTTCATTTCATAAAACCTTTTGAAGGAAATGCTAAAAGTAATATGATAGTGGCTCCTGAAGGTAATGGTACAAAAGTAACCTGGATGATTGATAATGAACTGAATACCATGATGAAGATTATGAAACCCATGATGGATAGTAATATGGATAAAATGTTTGGCCAGGGACTGAATGACCTGAAAAAATTATCAGAAAAATAA
- a CDS encoding M3 family metallopeptidase, with product MNILTEKFNTPYHSAPFGDIKNEDYLPAFKELIQKSEEEINAIVNNPEAPTFENVIEALAYSGEQLDVVSNIFFNLNSAETSDEIQQIAQEVSPILTEYSSKISQNEALFNKIKKVYDEKEKYNLNEEQEMLLNETYKGFVRSGALLNEEDKEKLKKISMDLSIKSLQFGQNVLASTNAYFKHITDKEQLAGIPEAIVEQFAEEAKERNLEGWVVTLQYPSYIPFMTYAENRELRKELALANGKKSFDGGEYDNQNLIKELLQLKQQKAQLLGYKNYADFVLEERMAKSPTKVIDFLNELLTKATPYAAKEIDELKSLAKADGVEEMQSYDHAFYAEKLRKEKYDLNDEELKPYFSLNQVQDAVFGLAGTLFGVTFEERNDIPKYHEDVKVYEVKENGTYKSLLYVDYFPRKGKRAGAWMTSYKNQYKQNGENSRPHISIVCNFSKPTKDTPSLLTFQEVTTLFHEFGHALHGMMADTQYPTLSGTSVKWDFVELPSQFLENFCYEPEFLKTFAKHYKTGEVLPDEKIEKIEQSKNFMEGYQTLRQLGFGLLDMNYHTKVAELENQTVKEFEDQYTKATALYPTNPETAMSPSFSHIFQGGYSAGYYSYKWAEVLDADAFQYFKENGIFNPEIAAKYKVLLSSGGTKDPMELYKAFRGSEPKVESLLKRAFG from the coding sequence ATGAATATTTTAACCGAAAAATTTAATACACCATATCACTCAGCACCTTTCGGTGACATTAAAAATGAAGATTACCTTCCTGCTTTCAAGGAATTAATTCAAAAATCTGAAGAAGAGATCAATGCTATTGTTAACAACCCTGAAGCACCCACTTTTGAAAATGTTATTGAGGCATTAGCTTATTCCGGTGAGCAACTGGATGTGGTATCGAATATCTTTTTCAATTTAAATTCTGCTGAAACCAGTGACGAAATCCAACAGATTGCTCAGGAAGTTTCCCCGATTTTAACGGAATACTCTTCCAAAATCTCTCAAAATGAAGCCCTTTTCAATAAAATCAAAAAGGTATATGATGAAAAGGAAAAATATAACCTTAATGAGGAACAGGAAATGCTTTTAAATGAAACCTATAAAGGTTTTGTAAGAAGTGGTGCCTTACTGAATGAAGAAGACAAGGAAAAATTAAAGAAGATCAGCATGGATCTTTCTATAAAATCCCTACAATTCGGACAAAATGTACTGGCCTCTACCAATGCTTATTTCAAACATATTACAGATAAAGAACAATTAGCCGGAATTCCGGAAGCGATTGTTGAGCAATTTGCTGAAGAAGCTAAAGAAAGAAATCTTGAAGGCTGGGTGGTTACGTTACAATATCCAAGCTATATCCCATTCATGACGTATGCTGAAAACCGTGAACTGAGAAAGGAGCTGGCATTAGCGAATGGTAAAAAGTCTTTTGATGGTGGAGAATATGACAATCAAAACCTCATCAAAGAGCTTCTCCAGTTAAAACAACAGAAAGCTCAACTTTTAGGCTATAAAAATTATGCAGATTTTGTTCTGGAAGAAAGAATGGCAAAATCTCCGACAAAGGTTATTGACTTTCTCAATGAGCTTTTAACAAAGGCTACTCCTTACGCTGCCAAAGAGATTGATGAATTAAAATCTCTGGCAAAAGCCGATGGAGTTGAAGAAATGCAAAGTTATGATCACGCTTTTTATGCTGAAAAATTGCGTAAAGAAAAATACGATCTTAATGATGAAGAATTGAAACCTTATTTCTCATTAAATCAAGTTCAGGATGCTGTTTTCGGACTGGCTGGTACATTGTTTGGGGTAACTTTTGAAGAAAGAAATGACATTCCAAAATACCACGAAGATGTAAAAGTCTATGAGGTAAAAGAAAACGGAACTTATAAATCTTTATTATACGTAGATTATTTCCCAAGAAAAGGGAAAAGAGCCGGCGCATGGATGACCAGCTATAAAAATCAATATAAGCAGAATGGAGAAAACTCCCGTCCGCATATTTCTATTGTTTGTAACTTCAGTAAGCCTACAAAAGATACCCCTAGCTTGCTGACCTTCCAGGAAGTAACGACTTTATTCCACGAATTCGGACATGCTCTCCACGGAATGATGGCCGACACTCAATATCCTACTCTATCAGGAACTTCTGTAAAATGGGATTTTGTGGAACTTCCCTCTCAGTTTTTAGAAAACTTCTGTTACGAACCTGAGTTCCTGAAAACATTTGCCAAGCATTATAAAACCGGAGAAGTTCTTCCTGACGAAAAAATTGAAAAGATTGAGCAGTCTAAAAACTTCATGGAAGGATACCAGACTTTAAGACAATTAGGTTTCGGATTACTGGATATGAACTATCATACAAAAGTTGCAGAGCTGGAGAATCAAACTGTAAAAGAGTTTGAAGATCAATACACTAAAGCGACAGCACTTTATCCAACCAATCCTGAAACCGCTATGAGTCCAAGTTTCTCTCATATTTTCCAGGGCGGATATTCTGCAGGGTATTATTCTTACAAATGGGCAGAAGTATTGGATGCTGATGCATTTCAGTATTTTAAAGAAAATGGAATCTTCAATCCAGAAATTGCAGCCAAATATAAAGTGCTTCTTTCTTCAGGAGGAACTAAAGATCCTATGGAACTGTATAAAGCGTTCAGAGGAAGCGAACCGAAAGTAGAGAGTTTGTTGAAAAGAGCTTTTGGGTAA
- a CDS encoding M949_RS01915 family surface polysaccharide biosynthesis protein, whose protein sequence is MKKTHLLYCLPLLFFLNCKEEKKNSISETQSAEVNQVEKTDSLVTTRIDSSQVPKALKYKGNFKEGFQWKDKTGEYIVITSETGSYRNENFPHENDDSADAEVFGQSYSLENNQLVWKVNDFVKDCMVDIDAEFKKNTLSVTDLDKNGIAEVWIMYKIACKGDVSPSDLKIIMYEGKQKFAMRGQTKIRTGMENHGKPVFEGGSYTFDKAFQQGPKTFRDYAEKLWNKNMED, encoded by the coding sequence ATGAAAAAAACGCACCTACTCTATTGCCTTCCGCTTCTATTCTTTTTAAACTGTAAAGAAGAAAAGAAAAATTCAATTTCAGAAACTCAATCAGCAGAAGTTAATCAGGTAGAAAAAACAGATTCTTTGGTTACTACAAGAATTGATTCTTCCCAAGTTCCAAAAGCATTAAAGTATAAAGGAAATTTCAAAGAAGGATTCCAATGGAAAGATAAAACAGGAGAGTATATAGTTATTACATCTGAAACCGGAAGTTACAGAAATGAAAATTTCCCTCATGAAAATGATGATAGTGCAGATGCTGAAGTTTTTGGGCAATCCTACTCTTTAGAAAATAATCAGCTGGTATGGAAAGTCAATGATTTTGTCAAAGACTGTATGGTAGATATAGATGCTGAGTTTAAGAAAAATACTTTAAGCGTAACAGATCTTGATAAAAACGGCATTGCAGAAGTCTGGATAATGTATAAAATTGCCTGCAAAGGAGATGTAAGTCCTTCAGATTTAAAGATTATCATGTATGAAGGGAAACAAAAGTTTGCCATGCGTGGACAAACAAAAATCCGAACAGGAATGGAAAATCATGGTAAACCTGTATTTGAAGGAGGATCTTATACCTTTGATAAGGCTTTTCAACAAGGCCCAAAAACTTTCAGGGATTATGCTGAAAAATTATGGAATAAGAATATGGAAGATTAA
- a CDS encoding YqaE/Pmp3 family membrane protein: MFLAIVLPFLSFIVRGKVLTGIICFFLQITLIGWLPAAIWAVMSLNNERANERNEKLIRAVRESQK, translated from the coding sequence ATGTTTTTAGCAATTGTACTTCCTTTTCTATCCTTTATTGTTAGGGGAAAAGTTCTCACCGGAATCATTTGTTTTTTCTTACAGATCACCTTAATTGGCTGGCTCCCTGCTGCTATTTGGGCGGTGATGTCTTTAAATAATGAAAGAGCCAATGAGCGGAACGAAAAATTAATCCGTGCTGTACGTGAAAGTCAAAAATAG
- a CDS encoding class I SAM-dependent methyltransferase, producing MKENKYDNPAFFDQYEKMLRSQLGLEGAGEWHALKNMLPNFKGKNVLDLGCGFGWHCRYAIENGAHSVTGIDLSEKMLTRAQEINNLEGILYERKALEDVDYPAEQFDIILSSLTLHYVESLDKISQNIYRWLSSGGHFIFSVEHPVFTAEGGQDWVYDKDGEKITWPVDRYFIEGKRNTTFLGENVIKYHRTLTSYLNTLLKHGFKIKEIIEPEPNHEMLKDIPEMKDELRRPMMLLISVEK from the coding sequence ATGAAAGAAAATAAATACGACAACCCTGCTTTTTTTGACCAGTATGAGAAAATGCTCCGTTCCCAGTTGGGATTAGAGGGAGCCGGAGAATGGCATGCCCTGAAAAATATGTTACCTAATTTTAAAGGAAAGAATGTGTTGGACCTCGGTTGCGGATTCGGATGGCACTGCCGCTATGCTATAGAAAATGGGGCACACTCTGTCACCGGTATCGATCTTTCAGAAAAAATGCTGACCAGAGCACAAGAAATTAACAATCTGGAAGGAATTCTTTATGAAAGAAAAGCATTAGAAGATGTTGATTATCCTGCAGAACAATTTGATATTATCTTAAGTTCTTTAACACTGCATTATGTGGAGTCACTTGATAAAATTTCTCAAAATATCTATCGATGGCTGAGTTCAGGTGGTCATTTTATATTCTCAGTGGAACATCCTGTTTTTACTGCTGAAGGGGGTCAGGATTGGGTTTACGATAAAGATGGAGAGAAAATAACCTGGCCAGTTGACCGATATTTCATTGAAGGAAAAAGAAATACTACCTTTTTAGGGGAAAATGTTATTAAGTATCATAGAACCTTAACTTCCTATCTGAATACTTTATTGAAACATGGCTTTAAAATCAAAGAAATCATTGAACCTGAACCTAATCATGAAATGCTGAAGGATATCCCAGAAATGAAAGATGAACTCCGCAGACCTATGATGTTATTAATCTCTGTAGAAAAATAG
- a CDS encoding serine hydrolase domain-containing protein, whose translation MITKKLITFLIALLICSTVDAQLLTKKNEKKIDSLILTGFENQDEPGAVFMVVQKGKNLYRKAFGKANLELGVTMTPENVFQIGSMTKQFTSVAILILEQQGKLSTNDPISKYITDYPNGNKITIHHLLTHTSGIKDFTKMKSLGSIAQKEMAPKAMVDFFKNEPVDFVPGEKFDYNNSGYVVLGYIIELTSGDTYENFIKKNIFDKIGMTHSYYASDRKVIPQRAYGYHKKEHGFVNKTVISFSVPFSSGSLMSTVDDMWKWQQALNQNIVLNPQETQKAFQKYRLNNGEEFTYGYGWHLKEINGTPDREHGGSVFGFKSMGVYIPQEDIYVIGFSNCDCHSPTDITRDIAKIALQGIKKP comes from the coding sequence ATGATTACCAAAAAATTAATAACCTTCCTAATAGCTCTGCTGATTTGCAGTACTGTGGATGCACAATTACTCACCAAAAAAAACGAAAAGAAAATAGACAGCCTCATACTTACCGGATTTGAAAATCAGGATGAGCCGGGAGCTGTCTTTATGGTGGTTCAAAAAGGAAAAAACCTTTATAGAAAAGCCTTCGGAAAAGCCAACCTGGAACTTGGCGTTACTATGACTCCTGAAAATGTGTTCCAGATTGGTTCTATGACTAAACAATTTACCTCTGTTGCTATTTTAATATTGGAACAACAGGGAAAACTTAGCACTAATGATCCGATCTCAAAATATATCACCGATTATCCTAATGGTAATAAAATTACGATTCATCATCTTCTGACCCATACCTCAGGAATCAAGGATTTCACAAAGATGAAATCTTTAGGCTCTATTGCCCAAAAAGAAATGGCACCTAAAGCTATGGTAGATTTTTTCAAAAATGAGCCTGTTGATTTTGTACCGGGTGAAAAGTTTGATTATAATAATTCAGGATATGTTGTTCTCGGCTATATTATAGAACTTACTTCAGGAGATACCTACGAAAATTTTATCAAGAAAAATATTTTTGACAAAATAGGAATGACCCATTCTTATTATGCCTCAGACCGAAAAGTAATCCCTCAAAGAGCCTATGGCTATCATAAAAAAGAACATGGATTTGTGAATAAAACTGTTATTAGCTTCAGTGTACCGTTTTCTTCAGGATCACTCATGTCTACCGTAGATGATATGTGGAAGTGGCAGCAGGCTTTAAACCAAAATATAGTATTAAATCCCCAGGAAACTCAAAAAGCTTTTCAAAAATATCGACTCAATAATGGGGAAGAATTTACATATGGCTATGGATGGCATTTGAAAGAAATCAACGGAACTCCGGACCGTGAGCATGGTGGAAGTGTATTTGGATTCAAAAGCATGGGCGTTTATATTCCTCAAGAAGATATCTATGTTATAGGGTTCAGTAATTGTGATTGCCATTCTCCAACCGATATTACCCGTGATATTGCTAAAATTGCATTACAGGGAATAAAAAAACCTTAA
- a CDS encoding dienelactone hydrolase family protein, whose amino-acid sequence MKLFFKSLSLTFFLSFQLFFSQNRKVINNESTHFQISDRSENIDFIVVDPKLETKKPIFLWCQGSLPYPLYVNSKSGIWLIGGGITNFDVKNIKKYYHLVIVSMPTTPVIAEENQINDSYWYIGNSKDKDEPSEDFIKADYLENYTSRAIRVLKFLKKQDWVDNSQLIVAGHSQGSKVATKITTEYQPVSKLGVFGANPFGRIDQNIRDYRKDAEKNTITWADAEKGIEKQYQLYKEANDPEILKNKPSLLSWKSFSIPLLDDWLSFNKPIYMAYGTHDIASDLCDLVPLYFIRAHKDNLTYKRYLNMDHNFFEMENGEPNHDKPHWEQVMNRFIEWTIQ is encoded by the coding sequence GTGAAACTGTTTTTTAAATCCTTATCTCTCACATTCTTTCTTTCTTTTCAGCTATTTTTTTCACAAAATAGAAAAGTAATTAACAATGAATCTACTCATTTTCAAATTTCTGATCGTTCTGAGAATATAGATTTCATCGTAGTAGATCCTAAACTTGAGACCAAAAAGCCAATATTTCTTTGGTGCCAGGGTTCGCTCCCCTATCCGCTCTATGTGAATTCAAAAAGCGGAATATGGCTGATTGGTGGTGGAATTACCAATTTTGATGTCAAAAACATTAAGAAATATTATCATCTGGTCATTGTTTCAATGCCTACAACGCCTGTGATTGCAGAAGAAAACCAGATTAATGACTCTTATTGGTATATTGGAAACTCCAAGGATAAGGATGAACCATCAGAAGATTTTATAAAAGCAGATTATCTTGAAAACTATACGAGTCGTGCAATCAGAGTTTTAAAGTTTCTGAAAAAACAGGATTGGGTAGACAATTCTCAATTGATTGTTGCGGGGCATTCACAAGGGTCTAAAGTTGCCACGAAAATTACTACAGAATATCAACCGGTTTCAAAGCTTGGAGTTTTTGGAGCTAATCCATTCGGTAGGATAGATCAGAATATCCGTGATTATCGGAAAGATGCCGAAAAGAATACAATAACCTGGGCTGATGCTGAAAAAGGAATTGAAAAACAATACCAGCTTTACAAAGAGGCTAATGATCCCGAAATACTGAAAAATAAGCCCTCGCTGCTTTCATGGAAATCATTTTCTATTCCCTTACTCGACGACTGGCTGTCTTTCAATAAACCTATTTATATGGCCTATGGAACCCATGATATTGCGAGTGACCTTTGTGATCTGGTACCTCTTTATTTCATCAGAGCTCATAAAGATAATTTAACCTATAAAAGATACCTGAATATGGATCATAACTTTTTCGAAATGGAAAATGGTGAACCTAATCACGATAAACCTCATTGGGAGCAGGTGATGAACCGTTTTATAGAATGGACAATTCAATAA
- a CDS encoding MFS transporter — MKHNYLKLFVILFGQLLTIMDIFIINVSIPSIQRDIQASNGEMQLIIAAYLIGFASFLITGGRLGDVYGRKKIFIIGLILFMISSVTCGVSQGAVQLMISRLAQGISAALMAPQVLSMIQVLFPDHEQRTKAMGWYGITIGIGTILGQFLGGYFSSLTAFEEPWRFIFLINVPICLVALFFSVRKLEEFSVTTKGSFDNWGVFLLSTGLFILTYTLTVSEKEIFSVQNIVLMVISVAILIFFIKNQKNKLKNNKPYLIDFELFRYKNFNLGIMAVSFFFIMLDSYFYILSLFFQDGLMINPLRAGEIIVFQGLGFILASVFSVKLILKYGKKALMAGLCFIMFILILQIIFFNRAIEFYQLCLLLFLHGVGVGSVIPSLANIALSGMSEKLIGNASGVYNTFQQIAAIMGIVVVGSVFYYFLGEHPVIHHYHKAFTIAILINILCLAVVLVSIFRVPDYILPKNKR, encoded by the coding sequence ATGAAACATAACTATTTGAAATTATTTGTTATACTGTTTGGGCAGTTGTTAACAATCATGGATATTTTTATCATTAATGTATCCATACCTTCCATACAACGTGATATTCAGGCATCCAATGGAGAGATGCAATTAATAATTGCTGCTTACCTCATCGGTTTTGCCTCTTTTCTTATTACAGGAGGACGTTTGGGAGATGTATACGGACGTAAAAAGATTTTCATTATCGGATTGATCCTTTTTATGATAAGTTCCGTTACCTGTGGAGTTTCACAAGGCGCTGTGCAGCTGATGATCTCAAGACTAGCCCAGGGGATAAGTGCTGCCTTAATGGCTCCTCAGGTTCTCTCTATGATCCAGGTATTATTTCCTGATCATGAACAGCGTACTAAAGCAATGGGATGGTATGGAATCACTATTGGAATCGGGACCATTTTGGGACAGTTTCTGGGAGGATATTTCTCATCACTGACTGCTTTTGAAGAACCTTGGCGGTTTATTTTTCTGATTAATGTTCCTATTTGCCTGGTGGCCCTATTTTTCAGCGTAAGAAAATTGGAGGAATTCAGCGTTACTACAAAAGGATCCTTTGATAATTGGGGTGTTTTTTTGTTATCGACAGGACTTTTTATTTTGACATATACTCTTACCGTTTCTGAAAAAGAAATCTTTTCAGTTCAGAATATAGTACTCATGGTTATTTCTGTGGCGATCTTAATATTTTTTATAAAAAACCAGAAAAATAAATTGAAAAATAATAAGCCTTATCTCATTGATTTTGAGTTATTCCGGTATAAAAATTTTAATTTGGGTATTATGGCTGTTTCTTTTTTCTTTATTATGTTGGATTCCTATTTCTATATTCTCTCTTTATTTTTTCAGGATGGATTAATGATTAATCCGTTGAGGGCTGGAGAAATAATTGTTTTTCAGGGATTAGGATTTATCCTGGCTTCAGTTTTTTCAGTGAAACTGATCCTGAAATATGGAAAAAAAGCCCTTATGGCAGGACTTTGCTTTATTATGTTCATTTTGATTCTCCAGATTATTTTTTTCAACAGGGCTATTGAATTTTACCAATTATGTCTATTATTGTTTTTACATGGGGTGGGAGTGGGTTCTGTGATTCCGTCACTGGCCAATATCGCTCTTTCGGGAATGTCTGAAAAACTGATAGGAAATGCTTCCGGCGTTTACAATACCTTTCAGCAGATTGCAGCGATTATGGGAATTGTTGTTGTAGGAAGTGTATTTTATTATTTCCTAGGAGAACACCCTGTAATACACCATTATCATAAAGCCTTTACCATAGCAATACTGATTAATATTCTATGTTTGGCAGTAGTACTTGTTAGTATTTTTAGAGTACCAGATTATATTCTTCCTAAAAACAAAAGATAA